One genomic segment of Sminthopsis crassicaudata isolate SCR6 chromosome 2, ASM4859323v1, whole genome shotgun sequence includes these proteins:
- the AP5S1 gene encoding AP-5 complex subunit sigma-1, whose amino-acid sequence MVYAFLIHTPSVAATGDAPFCRVLYSKVFGSEKSPDDPRPHGLERDRLLRKEQLLAVARQAESAWKLLQQASGRPSVDILPQSSDEPIPLHDASLGVFRLRPGDPFQEAKVAVWLRVLSLSCVLVCEPHENLLLAENTLRLLGRLLLEHLKLLSSGSDLLLRGDRIELILGHFLPQGQLLFLNDQFVQGLEKELSASLCR is encoded by the exons ATGGTCTATGCCTTTCTGATCCATACGCCAAGCGTCGCGGCCACGGGGGACGCCCCGTTCTGCCGAGTGCTGTACTCTAAAGTCTTTGGGTCCGAGAAGTCGCCAGATGACCCCAGGCCACACGGTCTAGAGAGGGACAGACTGCTCAGGAAGGAGCAGCTCTTGGCTGTAGCGAG ACAGGCAGAGTCGGCATGGAAGCTGCTACAGCAGGCCTCGGGCCGGCCTTCCGTGGACATCCTCCCCCAGTCTTCCGATGAGCCCATCCCTCTGCACGATGCCTCCTTGGGGGTCTTCCGCCTTCGACCCGGGGACCCTTTCCAGGAAGCCAAGGTGGCCGTGTGGCTCCGGGTCCTGTCGCTGAGCTGTGTCCTGGTCTGTGAGCCCCACGAGAACCTGCTGCTGGCAGAGAACACGCTGCGCCTGCTCGGCCGCCTGCTCCTGGAGCACCTGAAGCTTCTGTCATCGGGCAGCGACCTCCTGCTGCGAGGAGACCGCATCGAGCTCATCCTCGGCCACTTCCTGCCGCAGGGCCAGCTGCTTTTTCTCAATGACCAGTTTGTCCAGGGCTTGGAGAAGGAGCTAAGTGCCAGCTTGTGCCGGTGA